The Pseudovibrio sp. Tun.PSC04-5.I4 genomic interval TACTTTGTCGGACTGGTGCGGGCTTGCCATGAAAACGCTGGCCCCGCTAACCGAACTGCTTAAAGCTGAGGTGATGCTCTCAGATCGCCTACACACCGATGACACACCCATTGATGTACTGGGGCGTCAGTTCAAGGCGGCGAGCGGTCCCGGCAAAGCTTCAAGGCAGGGCCGGATCTGGACCTATGTACGCGATGATCGTCCCTTCGCAGGAGAAGCCCCGCCTATCGCGGCCTATTGGTTCTCAGCCGATCGCAAGGCCGTAAACCCGGTGGATCACCTTAAAGAGTTCTCCGGAATCCTGCAGGCCGATGCCTATGCCGGCTACAGGCAGCTTTACGAGGTGGGCAAGATAAAGGAAGCCGCCTGCTGGGCACATTGGCGTCGCGACTTCCATGATATCTTCACCGCCACCAAATCAGAACTGGCCAGATACGCGTTAGAACAGATTGGTAAGCTTTATGACATCGAGCGCCAGATCAGCGGAAAACCACCAGACCAGCGGCATGAGGTACGGCAGAAGCACAGTAAACCCATCGCTCAGGCCTTCAAGGCCTGGTGTGAAGCTCAACTTACTCGCGTCTCAGGCAAATCCAACCTTGCCAGAGCTATCCGCTATGGCCTTTCCCGCTGGCACGCCTTCACCCTGTTCCTCGACGAGGGCCGTGTCGCGATCGATAACAACGCTGCTGAGCGCGCAGTCAGACCTATTGCTCTGGGCCGTAAGAACTTCTTATTTGCTGGATCAATGGCGGGCGGAGAAACTCTAGCCGACGCCATGACGCTGATTGAAACTGCAAAGATGAATGGCCTTAACCCACAAATCTATCTGACCGACATCCTCGAGCGCATCAACGATCACATGATCAACCGCCTCCACGAGCTCCTGCCATGGAACTGGAAGCTGGACGCAAAATCACAGCGGCAAGCCCAAACCTTGGCGCCTTGAGCGGACGGTTACCCCGCATCAACGATCACATGATCAACCGCCTCCACGAGCTCCTGCCATGGAACTGGAAGCCGGACGCAAAATCACAGCGTCAAGCCCAAATCATGGCGCCTTGAGCGGGCGGTTACGATCAATCCACCAAAGACAACGAAAGAAAATCAAGTTTAAAATCCAAAAGCTACTGTCTCAAAGTCGTTGACACGTTCCGGGATAGAGCCCGCGCTTGCGGCAGTATTCGCCCAAATCAGCCTCATTCAACGCCGCCGTTTCCAACACAGCGGCAAACTTATCACGCGAGGACCATCCCTCAGGGCTCGTGTCAGCGCAGGGCAAAAGCTGGCCTTTGCCGCGCGCCTCAGCCCGCCATTTATGGAGCGTCGCCTCGCAAATCCCTTCCTCGCGCGACAACTGCCGAATGGCTATGTTGCCCGGTGGCAGCATCCGCTTAAGCACTGCCGCTTTTCGTTCCGGTGAATATCCCACGTCATCTTCCTATCCCGCCCACCTTAAAATAGAGAAAAATAGAACAGCGGACAACATCCCTGACACAGGGGGCATCCATCGCGTCAGCAAGTACCGGCCGACACCATGGCTCTGCGCAACATCAAACAGCGTTGCTCCATCAACCCCAACTTGCGCAGTGATTGCCGCCTTTTCTACCCGTGTCCACGACCGCCGTGGCCTCGATTCATCCAACAATGACTTGCCTCCTCAACTAAAACTGAAGAAGAAAATACTCAATCAAACGCAATCAAGTAAGGCGGTCCTGAGCGGACGGTTACGTTCCTAACCAGTATATGATAGAATATCAGTCGAGAGAAAAACTTTGCGACACAACCCTTTTGGGTGCTCTCGCCTTGAACGAACGGTTACGGTCAAAGTCTATTGCCTGCGGCGAGGAATTTGAGAATCTCGCTATTCGTGGGCCAACTTCGGTAGTTGGCTGGACGGTTCTCCGGCACTGGCAGGCAATCGTCTTTACTAAGGAAATGTGAGGCTATCAGCTCTCCGGCGAATTTGAAGAGCTCAAGGTTGGTTCGAAACAGGGTCTGTCTTTCAGGTTGGATGGTTTTTTCAGCAAGCACCTTTCCCGCATCGATTTGGCGAATGCTTTCATGCAGGCTGATTGTGAACAATTTTTCTTTTTCCAACAGGGCATGAAAGACAGGATCGGGCCCTTTAAACACCGGTAGCTTTCCCGGATGTATGTTGAAGGTCTGTCCGGCAAATAGCTCATAGAAGGCTGGCTGTAGGATCTGCCCCAAATGAGCGGTAAGGATAATGTCAGGCGTACACTGCTCTATAAAATCTAGTGTTTCTGGCGTGCTAATGTTGGTGGTTGCCAAAATTGGGCAGCTGAGACTGTGAGACCATGCCTTCATACTCTTCCATTTAGGTAGGTGAGGAAGTCGAAACTGGGGTTTTGTCACTGCACCCAAATATCCGGCATAGATAATCCCAGAACGCGCAAACAAACGCTTATACGCATGCCAGTCATTGGCGGTTCCCGTAACCGCTGTACATTCGACCAGACCGGAGATCTCTAACTCCGGATAAGCAAGGAGTGAATGTAGTACTGCATCCGCATAGACGCTTGCATTGGAGATGAGGCAGATCCGCACGTGCTTTCCCTAAATCACAAAAATTCGTTGTAGGTGACGCCCATATTCCGAGCCTTTTCCAAGCGTGGAGGCTCTGATTTCTTACGGCGTTGTGCCTCATACTCACTGGATAAGATTTTCTCTGCCGTGCCTTTGGCTGCAGCTTCCAGCCCTTTAGCGTTATAAAGAGTACCGCGCACCTGAATGGTTGCCTTGAGCGCATCAACGAACTTGCGGAAAATAATTGGATCAGGCACTGACGCCGTTGTCCAAAAATCTTCCCAGTTGCCTTGATGAGTCAAACCTTCAACATCGTAAATGGTTGGCAAAATACAACAAGTTGGCACACCGTGTTCCAACGCCTCAATGCCGGCTGAACTGTTGATTGTCAGCAGACCAAGGGAGGGTTTTGCTAGCTCTTTGATGGATTGTCCGTGGATCAGTTGGGTCCGGTCCTCAACTCCATGTTTACGACTTGCGTGTTTTAGAGCTCTCATTAGATCCTTAAACCGGTACTCTAACGGATGGCTTTTGAGTAGCAGCAAGGTCCCTTCTGGTGCCTTCTGGGCGAAGGAAGCAATGACAGTCTCTATAGCTTCATAGATGCTCGCAAACGGTGAATGATCGCGGATTTGGAAGTCGCCGTTGAGCTGAAGCGCAAATAGATAATACGAGACCCCACTGTGCCTGAGCTGTTCCCTGACTGCTACGGCATCACGGTTCCGGCGTTTGGCTAACATGCGAGCCCTCAGCCACCCAGCGTAGACCTGTGTGCGGGGCTCAGTGCGATGGTTTTTATAATGGGGGAACTTGCGCGCATGGACACTGTTGAAAGCAGTGAACCCAAGCTCTTGCAAGACAATCTGCGCATAATTGCTAGGATAAAGCACAGCAGGTTCGTCCTTGCTGACGGGACAATCGAGCAGCAGCAGCTCCTGCTTACTCTGCGGAAAATGCGAGAGCGCAGAACACCCGCCATATTCAACAGTCATCCAGTCGGGGCGAAGATAGCCGAGCTCTGTGGCGATGACATTCACGTCAAACGCTTTGGCAACGCCAATGGCAATTTTGTGGTAATATCTGCGGTCTCCGTGCAGCAGAATATCTGTCACCCCATGGGAAACGATCAGTGCCTCCAGAAACAGCGCCCAGTTTTCTGGCTTATCTGTAAAACGTATTGCCTCGCCTTGCGCCCAGTCATGAACATCACTTCCGCAAAAATGCACCTTCAGTGTCCTGGTGCCCATCGCGTTGAGATGGTGGGCTGTACGTGCATAATATTTGGAAAGAGGCCCCTGCAAGAGGAGGATGCATCGATCAATTGCTGAAGTCATTTATCACTCCAGTAACAATCTAAAGGAATAGGAACGCCTATTGCTTTCGCCTGCGCCAGGCGCGGCGGTGTTTCGACAAAGGCTCCACGCCCGTTGACGGTGCGCTCAGTTATGCGCTTGACGAATTCCTGTGCGGCCAGCTTTTTGCCCTCAGGATTGAAAAAACTTCCACGGACTTGAATGGTGTGCCCCACAAGTTTTTCAAGGTCATGATAGAGATCGGCGCTCGGCTGAGTCGGCTCTTGCCAAAATTCATCCAATGAGCGTTGCTCAGTTAATCCGGCAATATCGTAGAGAGCAATCCCCATGGGTTTGACCGGGATGCCATTTTTCAGTGCTTCCATGCCTACGGTGCTGTTGACCAGCACACACCCTCGAGAGTGGCGCAGCAATGTGGTGAGATCTCCACCATCAATAATTTTAATTCTATGCGAACACTGGAATTCTGTAGCCACGGTTTGAATGACCTTTGGCCAATTCTCTGCATTGTTGTCAAACGGATGTATTTTAAAAACCAGCTGGTCCTGTGCTGGCGCATTGGAAACAAACGAACCTACGACGTCCCGAACAAAAGTGGATAGGTGCTTGTAGTGAGAGTGGTGCCTGATCTGGTAGTCTCCCTGCATCTGCAAAGGGATAACAAAATAGCCAGTTTGCTCTTTCAGCAGCGTCTCGATAGTTTGCTGCGCTTCTTTCCCCAAGCGCTTTTGGCGCATTAATCGCGGGATGTAGCTAAAGTAATCTCGTAGTGGATGGTAATATCTATCCCGTTGATAAAGCGGGAAGAGATAGGGAAAGAATATGGGGATTAGATTGCAGATAATCTCGTTTGTTGCTTCTTGCAAAAACGCATGAGGAAAGGGCTGGGAAGAGACTAAGTTGGGCAAGGCAGCGGCAGCAGTTCGTATGCTCTGCGGATCATTTGGAAAATGCGAAAAAGCACCCATGCCGCCATGTTCCAGCGTGATCCAACCTGGCCGCATGTAGCCAAACTCGTAAACATAGGCATTGAGGTTACGTTCCATCGCGACACTATGAGCGATGCGATGATAAGGACGCCGGTCCGCGTAGTAGATGATATCGGTGATGCCATTTGAATCAATGATGGTCTCTAGTTCTTTCCGCCACTTCTTCAAAGAACCCCAATAATTTTGGGCTCCGGACCCGACACGAAAATACCAATCACTGAGCGATAAATTGACCACCGTGCAGTCAATTCTCCTGTCCTCAAATGCTTTTAATAGTGTCTTGCAAAAACCAGAAGGATGCGATTGCAAAATAAGAATTGATTGGCTCGTCATTTCGCCCAAATCTGAAAGTTATGTAAGTTGATTAGTTCGATGCTGAGCAAGTGCCGCATCAACAGAGTCAAACTTGATGAGATCGCCTTCGTTAAGAAGATATGCCGTATCGCAGTGTTTTTTGATTGTGGCTTCTGAGTGCGAAATCATAATGATGTTCGCATGCTTAAGCTTTGTCTCAAAAACTTCGTCGCACTTTCGTTTAAAACGCACATCGCCAACTGCGGTGATTTCATCAATCAAATAGCATTTGAAATTGATCGCCATACTGACGCCAAACGCCAAACGGGCTTTCATGCCGCTCGAATACGACTGTATTGGGAGTGCCATAGAGGGACCAAGCTCTGAGAAATCTTCGACGAAATCGATCATTCGTTCCGTGTCCTCGCCATACATACGAGCAACAAATCGAACGTTCTCAATGCCTGTCATTGTGCCCGCAAACCCACCGCCGAATCCAAGTGGCCACGAGACCTTCACGTTACGCTTAATGCGTCCGCTATCTGGCAATTCCGCCCCCGCAATAAGACGCATAAGTGTAGATTTACCGGCACCATTATGTCCCAGAATTCCAATATTCTTGCCTCTTGGGAAGGTCGCAGTTAGGTCATTCAGAATGACTTTTGTAACACCCTTAAGCCTATAGGTTTTTCGCACACCTTTAAACTCGATCATCAAATAGATTTCTTCCTATAAAGGCGTTCACCAAAGAACCCGATGAGCAAGAGAAATAGGACACATGCAAATAGGTAGGATTTACTCAAGACAATACTATCATAATTCCCGTAATACCCTTCCCTAAACCATTCAACCCCATGAAGAACTGGATTCCAGCTAAGTATCTTCACAATTTCAGATGGGAAATCACTTGGTACATAAAATATGCCCGAGAGAAAAAAGAGAGGTCTGCTAATGATAGATTCCAAATTTTTCCATGTCGGCCACAACCGAAAAAAGACAGCATTAGTAGTACCTGCTCCAAGCCCAAGTAACGTCAATGTAAGGAAAGCAACCGCACTTTGTTCTATTCTCACAGGATGTGTTGCATTTCCTGCAACTATGAGCAGGCTAAAAAAGAAGATCATGATCATGAAATAGGTTAAGGATATCAATATGTATTTTGATATAAGTATATCCGTTTCGGTTACCAACGGATAGCCTAGCAATCCTCTGCTGGAGCTTACAGCGGTCATAAGGGATTTGGATAGCTTAGAGTAAGTTTGAAACGGCAAAATACCTGTCGCAAAAAAGAGCGCGAAACTAGTTCCGAATGCTGGAGCTCTACCAATAGTTGAAAATATTAGAACAAGGACAAGCGTACTCAGAGCTGGATTGGCAATTGCCCAAAGATAACCAAGTTGCGTGTTGCCAAATGCTGTTCTGGTTTCTCTTAATACCAAAGCGCCAAGAACACGTGCCTGAGTGATTAGTACCCCGTCCATAGCAAGCCGCCTACTTCAGGTGATCGCGAATGGAATAGGTCATTACAATAGCGAGGGCCCATACTGCAACTAATCCAAGAAATAGAATGAGAGAATTTATAAGGCGGCGTGGATAAATTGCTTGCTGAGGTTTTGAGGGTGGATTGAAAACCGCCAGATATCGCTGTTGGCGATCTGCTTCGGCCCTTGATCGTTCCAATCCAGCAAGTGAAATCGTGTAAGCTTGTTGCGCAAATTCTTGCTCCAACACCAGCTCTTCATAGTCTGCCAAAAGACTGGAGAGGGATGAGAGCCGATCATTGACGCTAATACCCGGAGATGTGTCAAGAGCAGGCGCTTTGCCACTGATCTCATCTCGCTTTCCAATGATTTGAGTGGCCAAGACTTCTTCTTGCTTACGCAATTGACGAATTGTAGGAGAGCTTTCGTCAATTGTACCAATCAATGTCGCAAGACGGGACCTTGTTTCCAGAAGTTTCTTTTCCAGGCCGGCAATGAGTTCGATCTGAACTTCTGCATTTCTCGTCGGGTCAATCGAGCTCTCATTATTACGGAAATTTTTCATCCTCATTCGAGTCATTTTCAAACTCAACTCAGCACGTAGAACCTCTTCCTCTGCGAATTTAACAGCATCTTTTCTTGCGTCTTTGGAAAGAGAGTTTACAAGACCAGCGCTATAAGAAAGGACCCGGGATGCGATCCGCTCCGTCATCTCAGGAGTAAAAGCTTGCACCTCAACTTCTATGATGCTGGATGTATTGTCGAAGCTTGTTGTTATAAGACTGCCCCAATAACTGACGAAATCTTCAATGGGAGCTGCAGGATCGAGACGATAGATAAAGTCGATACTATCTTTGCTGAAGTGTTTACGAATACCTTCATCCTCTGAAAGCCGCTCCACGACTTCTCTACCTTCCAGATAACTCATTAGAATATAAGAATCCGTTGTGGTAGTGCCGACGCTTGCTAAACCTGTAAGAGCACCCAGAAAATCACCTCCCGCCGATGTCCCGTCCATACCTCTGACTGAAAATCCAATGGTTGATGAATACCGATCAGATGCGATGACAAGGAAGTAGGCTGTCCCTAATAGGCTAGGTAGGAAGACCATTAATGCGAAGGACAAAGCAAGTAAGCGCCGCCTTAACTGCTGAGGACGTAGTCCCCTAAAGCTGAAGAAGCCTTTAGAAATAGGTTTGATTACTTGCCGAGCATTATCAATTGGCAGTGTGAAAATTGAGGCAATTTTTTTTGACGGCTTAGCTTGGGCATTAGCTGTTTGTGGTTGAGTAGTTGCTTTGTCTTTAGGTTGAGTAGTTGGAATTGCTTCGGAAATAGGGTTTGCCGTAGGTCTAATATCGGCAACCTTTGCTTCTGTCCCTTTTTCCATAATTAACATCGACCTTTTCAGACATCACATTGAGATTTATTGCGTATTTTGTTCAAATACTCTGCCGCGAAACGGTGAAATCGTTTCCAATCACATCACAGAGTACCGAGCAGACAGCCAAATCAGTTCTTGCCAAACTGAGCTCATATTTAAAACTGAGTTGCAACTTTGCCTATCGCCAGAGTTCCGCTTAGAATTCTGATAAACTTATTCAATTCAGCACCATACGAATTGGAAACATACACTATGTCTTT includes:
- a CDS encoding transposase encodes the protein MGYSPERKAAVLKRMLPPGNIAIRQLSREEGICEATLHKWRAEARGKGQLLPCADTSPEGWSSRDKFAAVLETAALNEADLGEYCRKRGLYPGTCQRL
- a CDS encoding transposase yields the protein MLDESRPRRSWTRVEKAAITAQVGVDGATLFDVAQSHGVGRYLLTRWMPPVSGMLSAVLFFSILRWAG
- a CDS encoding formyltransferase family protein, with protein sequence MRICLISNASVYADAVLHSLLAYPELEISGLVECTAVTGTANDWHAYKRLFARSGIIYAGYLGAVTKPQFRLPHLPKWKSMKAWSHSLSCPILATTNISTPETLDFIEQCTPDIILTAHLGQILQPAFYELFAGQTFNIHPGKLPVFKGPDPVFHALLEKEKLFTISLHESIRQIDAGKVLAEKTIQPERQTLFRTNLELFKFAGELIASHFLSKDDCLPVPENRPANYRSWPTNSEILKFLAAGNRL
- a CDS encoding ABC transporter ATP-binding protein, which translates into the protein MIEFKGVRKTYRLKGVTKVILNDLTATFPRGKNIGILGHNGAGKSTLMRLIAGAELPDSGRIKRNVKVSWPLGFGGGFAGTMTGIENVRFVARMYGEDTERMIDFVEDFSELGPSMALPIQSYSSGMKARLAFGVSMAINFKCYLIDEITAVGDVRFKRKCDEVFETKLKHANIIMISHSEATIKKHCDTAYLLNEGDLIKFDSVDAALAQHRTNQLT
- a CDS encoding capsular biosynthesis protein, giving the protein MTSAIDRCILLLQGPLSKYYARTAHHLNAMGTRTLKVHFCGSDVHDWAQGEAIRFTDKPENWALFLEALIVSHGVTDILLHGDRRYYHKIAIGVAKAFDVNVIATELGYLRPDWMTVEYGGCSALSHFPQSKQELLLLDCPVSKDEPAVLYPSNYAQIVLQELGFTAFNSVHARKFPHYKNHRTEPRTQVYAGWLRARMLAKRRNRDAVAVREQLRHSGVSYYLFALQLNGDFQIRDHSPFASIYEAIETVIASFAQKAPEGTLLLLKSHPLEYRFKDLMRALKHASRKHGVEDRTQLIHGQSIKELAKPSLGLLTINSSAGIEALEHGVPTCCILPTIYDVEGLTHQGNWEDFWTTASVPDPIIFRKFVDALKATIQVRGTLYNAKGLEAAAKGTAEKILSSEYEAQRRKKSEPPRLEKARNMGVTYNEFL
- a CDS encoding IS66 family transposase → MNQSLNPLPNDPALLKALLLSAQSEIEALSGKVESLQANEQAHLVLIASLKQALAKLRRQRFGASSEKIDREIAQLELALENLEVAHPCQEPEGERLPVPELATSALEKPPKPTRGKPRVSSDVDRERVTLQSPEACPECGGKLRLIGEDVSELVEFITAKLKVIETARPKKSCRVCEKIVQAPAPTRPIEKSSAGASLLAHILVSKFDDHLPLYRQNEILARHGIDIPRSTLSDWCGLAMKTLAPLTELLKAEVMLSDRLHTDDTPIDVLGRQFKAASGPGKASRQGRIWTYVRDDRPFAGEAPPIAAYWFSADRKAVNPVDHLKEFSGILQADAYAGYRQLYEVGKIKEAACWAHWRRDFHDIFTATKSELARYALEQIGKLYDIERQISGKPPDQRHEVRQKHSKPIAQAFKAWCEAQLTRVSGKSNLARAIRYGLSRWHAFTLFLDEGRVAIDNNAAERAVRPIALGRKNFLFAGSMAGGETLADAMTLIETAKMNGLNPQIYLTDILERINDHMINRLHELLPWNWKLDAKSQRQAQTLAP
- a CDS encoding ABC transporter permease, with the translated sequence MDGVLITQARVLGALVLRETRTAFGNTQLGYLWAIANPALSTLVLVLIFSTIGRAPAFGTSFALFFATGILPFQTYSKLSKSLMTAVSSSRGLLGYPLVTETDILISKYILISLTYFMIMIFFFSLLIVAGNATHPVRIEQSAVAFLTLTLLGLGAGTTNAVFFRLWPTWKNLESIISRPLFFLSGIFYVPSDFPSEIVKILSWNPVLHGVEWFREGYYGNYDSIVLSKSYLFACVLFLLLIGFFGERLYRKKSI
- a CDS encoding capsular biosynthesis protein; this encodes MTSQSILILQSHPSGFCKTLLKAFEDRRIDCTVVNLSLSDWYFRVGSGAQNYWGSLKKWRKELETIIDSNGITDIIYYADRRPYHRIAHSVAMERNLNAYVYEFGYMRPGWITLEHGGMGAFSHFPNDPQSIRTAAAALPNLVSSQPFPHAFLQEATNEIICNLIPIFFPYLFPLYQRDRYYHPLRDYFSYIPRLMRQKRLGKEAQQTIETLLKEQTGYFVIPLQMQGDYQIRHHSHYKHLSTFVRDVVGSFVSNAPAQDQLVFKIHPFDNNAENWPKVIQTVATEFQCSHRIKIIDGGDLTTLLRHSRGCVLVNSTVGMEALKNGIPVKPMGIALYDIAGLTEQRSLDEFWQEPTQPSADLYHDLEKLVGHTIQVRGSFFNPEGKKLAAQEFVKRITERTVNGRGAFVETPPRLAQAKAIGVPIPLDCYWSDK